The Candidatus Methylomirabilota bacterium region GTAGATTACGAGGTTGATAGGCCGGGGGTGCAAGCACCGTGAGGTGTTCAGCTGACCGGTACTAATCGGCCGTGCGGCTTGACCACTTGATCTTGTCGATGACGTTGCCGCTGCCCTCGAGATCTCCGTATTCGGGAATCATCGCGATTCCCGGTGGCAATGCCGAAGGGGCCACACCCGTTCCCATCCCGAACACGGAAGTTAAGCCCTTCAGGGCCGATGGTACTGCGCTGGCAACGGCGTGGGAGAGTAGGTCGCCGCCGGGGTAAATTCATTCGGAGGGGGCCTCGACGGCCCCCTCCGAGACCTCCCCCAGAACATTCGCGCGGGCCAAGCCCGCGCTCGGAGCGGTTGCTCAAGCGCCCGGGTCGAGAGAGATCGGCCCGGGCGCTTTCCATTTGCCCAGCCGAGCGAACCGAGCGCGGGTCAGGCCAGGCCGGTCCAGAGGGCGAGGACGAAGGACACGACGGTGAGGACGACGGCGGTTCCGGCCAGCAGGTGATCGGCGCTGCCTTCAGCCTTGTGCTCGGCCATCGACATCACCCATCCAGCGGCCAGACCGCCCACGAAGCCGCCGGCGTGGGCCAGGTTGTTCACGCCCGACATGAAGAAGCCGAGGATGAACATGATGAGTGCCCACTGCCCGTACTGGCGGAGGACCAGGGTTCCGAACTGTCCGCCACGACGCCGGCCGAACGCGATCAGCGCACCCAGGAGACCGAAGATCGATCCCGAGGCGCCGATCGTGAACGGCACGCCCGCGGCGTTGGACAGTACGAACCCGGCCACGCCGGCCACGGTGAAGATGATCATGAGCCTGGCCGGCCCGTAGGCGTCCTCGACGGCCGGGGCGAGCTGGCGGATCCAGAGGACGTTGAAGAGGATGTGCAGCAGGCTGCCGTGCAGGTAGATCGCCGTGAACAGCGTCCACCACCGCCCCTGGGCCCAGGCGAACGCCCCGGTCATCCCCAGGAGGTCGAGCGCGGATGAGGTCGGCGCGAACAGATCGAACGGTCCCCGGGGCCGCAGCGCGCCCGCCGGGTCGGCGACCAGGCTGGCGATGTAGAGCGCCACGCAGGCGATGGTGATCGCCTGGGTGACGCCGTTGGCCTGAAAGAGCCGGCGGAAGAGCGTGGTCAGCCCCCACATCCCCGGACGCTTCCGCCCGCAGACCATGCACTCGGACGCGTCGGCTCGGGTGAGCCGGCCGCAGGACGGGCACACGATCGTCCGGGTCGGCCTACCGAACATCGGGCTCTCCCCCGCTCGACATCGGCTCAGCGCCGATCCGGT contains the following coding sequences:
- a CDS encoding rhomboid family intramembrane serine protease; this translates as MFGRPTRTIVCPSCGRLTRADASECMVCGRKRPGMWGLTTLFRRLFQANGVTQAITIACVALYIASLVADPAGALRPRGPFDLFAPTSSALDLLGMTGAFAWAQGRWWTLFTAIYLHGSLLHILFNVLWIRQLAPAVEDAYGPARLMIIFTVAGVAGFVLSNAAGVPFTIGASGSIFGLLGALIAFGRRRGGQFGTLVLRQYGQWALIMFILGFFMSGVNNLAHAGGFVGGLAAGWVMSMAEHKAEGSADHLLAGTAVVLTVVSFVLALWTGLA